One window of the Chryseobacterium sp. CY350 genome contains the following:
- a CDS encoding PQQ-dependent sugar dehydrogenase, producing the protein MKKSLLSITLLSSLLFYSQSFVLQEFATGLSNPVEITHANDNRLFVVQQNGIIKIIQPNGTVNSTDFLNISSKITFSGERGLLGLAFHPQYATNGYFFVFYNNTAGNIVVARYSVSTGNPNIADSTTEKIILNIPKPFDNHNGGSIHFAPDGNLWIVTGDGGSGGDPNNNAQNKNSLLGKILRIDINSTGAYNIPSGNPFVGIDGADEVWSYGLRNAWKFSFDLTTNNAMIADVGQGAIEEINKMPIATPALNYGWRCYEGNDAYNTAGCAASTTMTFPVAVYDHSGGKCSITGGYVYRGTASPSLQGRYFFADYCSQQIGSLDSNNVITWSTAFTGNNFSTFGEDNMKELYVAAVNNGKIYKITTANLGLDETTFKPMRIYPNPASERVFIEGMTNLPHTIDLISTEGKIVLKDVKLDSDYSFDITGIEPGVYYINIKSDDQKEFSQKLIIK; encoded by the coding sequence ATGAAAAAATCATTACTATCAATCACACTACTCTCATCATTACTTTTCTACTCACAAAGTTTTGTATTGCAAGAATTTGCGACCGGACTTTCAAATCCGGTTGAGATCACTCACGCTAACGATAACCGTCTGTTTGTCGTACAGCAAAACGGAATAATTAAAATAATTCAACCTAACGGGACTGTCAACAGTACAGATTTTCTGAATATCAGTTCGAAAATAACTTTTAGCGGAGAAAGAGGACTTTTGGGATTGGCTTTTCATCCTCAATATGCAACAAACGGTTATTTTTTTGTATTTTACAACAATACAGCCGGAAACATCGTAGTTGCCCGCTATTCTGTAAGTACAGGAAACCCGAATATTGCCGACAGTACAACTGAAAAAATTATTCTCAATATTCCTAAACCATTTGATAATCATAACGGTGGAAGCATTCACTTTGCTCCGGATGGCAATCTATGGATCGTAACAGGTGACGGAGGAAGTGGCGGCGATCCTAATAATAACGCACAAAATAAAAATTCTCTTCTGGGGAAAATACTGAGAATTGACATTAATTCCACAGGTGCTTATAACATTCCATCCGGAAATCCTTTTGTAGGGATTGACGGTGCCGATGAAGTATGGTCGTACGGATTACGAAATGCATGGAAATTTTCATTCGATCTTACAACCAACAATGCAATGATCGCAGATGTGGGACAGGGTGCTATCGAAGAAATCAACAAAATGCCTATTGCAACACCAGCTCTAAATTATGGCTGGAGATGCTACGAGGGAAATGATGCATATAATACAGCTGGTTGTGCGGCTTCAACAACGATGACATTTCCTGTTGCAGTATATGATCATTCCGGTGGAAAATGTTCCATCACAGGCGGATATGTTTATCGTGGAACAGCGTCTCCTAGCCTACAGGGACGTTATTTTTTCGCAGATTATTGTTCGCAGCAAATCGGAAGTCTGGATTCTAATAACGTGATTACGTGGTCGACAGCATTTACCGGTAACAATTTTTCGACGTTTGGCGAAGATAATATGAAAGAATTGTATGTTGCCGCTGTAAATAACGGTAAAATTTATAAAATTACGACAGCTAATTTAGGACTGGATGAAACAACTTTTAAACCAATGAGAATTTATCCAAACCCTGCATCAGAAAGAGTTTTTATTGAAGGAATGACCAACTTGCCTCATACAATTGATCTCATCAGTACAGAAGGAAAAATTGTTCTTAAAGATGTTAAGCTTGATAGCGATTACAGCTTCGATATTACCGGAATAGAACCCGGAGTTTATTATATCAACATAAAATCAGATGATCAGAAAGAATTTAGTCAGAAATTAATCATCAAGTAA
- the secD gene encoding protein translocase subunit SecD, translated as MQGKGLITIVAIVLGLICLNELLPTWYASKIEKQATAIAGDNPEKYQKEIARLSKDTLNLGFTELYYTKAKDKEMKLGLDLKGGINVLLEINQRDLVNDLTNYSTNPILIEALNKTDEVQKNSTRSYIDNFFVEFDNVNKAKGANLKLADPEIFGNTNLSEIKFNTTDAQVQSIIKKRIDLSVGTAFEVIRTRIDKMGAVQPNVQRVPGTARISVEMPGMKDIDKVKKMLQTSAKLQFWEVQQFPEVAPYFQSLTTAISTKGDSIGVPRNTNFINLMQSGKSGNPSAVGSVKLSDTAKINKVLGSKIAKALRPGNLKYTQFMWGYKPEDSDKESLVLYAIKGSANQKAPVDGAVETASIGYDELSRVVVDMQMDSKGAKDWKTLTEKNVGRPVAVTLDNRVYTAPNVVGAIPNGRTQISGNFSQEEAKELVDVLGAGKLPAGAKVVQATQVGPSLGQESIDAGMLSFGIAFLIIIAYIIFYYGGAGVYAVIAMIINLFYIFGIMDSADATLTLPGIAGIVLTMAMAVDTNVIIYERTKEELFAGKSILEAYKDGFKHALSAIVDGHLTTLLTAGVLFLFGTGPIKGFALTLGIGILMTFFTSVLLSRVMIFSRLNKGKHLSVWTAPTKNLFRNTWIDFIGKRKYAYIVSAILTVVCIASIAVNGFKYGIDFTGGRNYVVRFDKSVNAEDIEQNLIKIFKTDDGKNSSVEAKSFGSENQLKISTDYLIDDESLKADQTVEQKLYQGLKADLPANITLQDFKAADKGDTGIISSEKVGPTVADDIQTHGILAVVAALAGIFIYILVRFRKWQFSLGAVAALFHDAIVILGAYSLLHQIMPFNMEINQDFVAAILTVLGYSINDTVIIFDRIREYLREKKSLTLAGLFDDSISSTLGRTFNTSFTTILVILAIFIFGGDNLRGFMFAMLIGIAFGTYSSIFIASAIAYDFLKAGKEEDVHGRTSTNKEVLASK; from the coding sequence ATGCAAGGAAAAGGACTTATTACAATTGTTGCTATTGTACTAGGGTTAATTTGCTTAAATGAGCTATTACCAACATGGTACGCCAGCAAGATTGAAAAGCAGGCAACTGCTATTGCAGGAGACAATCCGGAAAAGTATCAGAAAGAGATCGCAAGACTTTCTAAAGATACACTGAATCTAGGTTTTACAGAACTTTATTACACCAAAGCGAAAGACAAGGAAATGAAACTTGGTCTTGACCTTAAAGGTGGGATTAACGTTCTATTGGAGATCAATCAGAGAGATCTTGTGAATGATTTAACCAATTATTCTACAAATCCTATTCTGATAGAAGCTTTAAATAAAACTGACGAAGTTCAGAAAAATTCAACAAGATCTTACATCGATAATTTCTTTGTAGAATTTGATAATGTAAACAAAGCTAAAGGTGCCAATTTGAAACTTGCAGATCCTGAGATTTTTGGTAATACCAATCTTTCAGAGATCAAGTTTAATACTACTGATGCACAGGTACAGAGTATTATCAAAAAAAGAATTGACCTTTCTGTAGGTACTGCTTTTGAGGTAATCAGAACCAGAATTGATAAGATGGGAGCTGTGCAGCCAAATGTTCAGAGAGTTCCGGGTACGGCGAGAATATCTGTCGAAATGCCTGGTATGAAAGATATCGACAAGGTGAAGAAAATGCTTCAGACCTCTGCGAAACTTCAGTTTTGGGAAGTACAGCAATTCCCTGAAGTTGCACCTTATTTTCAGTCTTTAACGACTGCAATTTCAACAAAAGGAGATTCTATAGGAGTTCCTAGAAACACCAATTTCATCAATTTAATGCAAAGTGGGAAATCTGGAAATCCGAGTGCTGTCGGAAGCGTAAAGTTATCTGATACTGCTAAAATCAATAAAGTTTTAGGTAGCAAAATAGCTAAGGCTTTACGTCCGGGGAATCTTAAGTACACTCAATTTATGTGGGGATACAAACCGGAAGATTCTGATAAAGAAAGTCTGGTTTTATATGCAATTAAAGGATCTGCAAACCAGAAAGCTCCTGTAGATGGTGCCGTAGAAACTGCAAGTATCGGTTACGACGAACTGAGCAGGGTAGTAGTTGATATGCAGATGGATTCTAAAGGAGCAAAAGACTGGAAAACTTTGACGGAGAAAAACGTTGGAAGACCGGTTGCCGTTACTTTAGATAATAGAGTATATACAGCACCAAATGTTGTAGGTGCAATTCCAAATGGTAGAACTCAGATCTCTGGTAACTTCTCTCAGGAAGAAGCTAAAGAATTGGTTGATGTTTTGGGAGCGGGTAAATTACCTGCAGGTGCAAAAGTAGTTCAGGCTACTCAGGTAGGGCCTTCATTAGGACAGGAGTCTATTGATGCGGGGATGCTTTCATTTGGTATCGCATTCTTAATTATTATCGCATATATCATTTTCTATTACGGTGGAGCTGGTGTTTATGCTGTAATCGCAATGATTATCAACTTATTCTACATCTTCGGAATTATGGATTCTGCAGATGCTACCCTTACACTTCCTGGTATTGCAGGTATTGTTCTAACAATGGCAATGGCGGTAGATACCAACGTAATTATCTATGAGAGAACAAAAGAAGAACTTTTCGCAGGAAAAAGTATTCTTGAAGCATACAAAGACGGTTTTAAACATGCACTAAGCGCGATTGTTGATGGTCACTTAACGACATTATTGACTGCAGGTGTACTATTTTTATTCGGAACTGGTCCTATTAAAGGATTTGCTTTGACTTTAGGAATTGGTATCTTAATGACATTCTTTACTTCTGTATTGCTTTCAAGAGTAATGATTTTCAGTAGATTGAATAAAGGAAAACACCTTTCTGTTTGGACGGCTCCAACGAAAAATTTATTCAGAAACACCTGGATTGATTTTATTGGTAAAAGAAAATATGCATATATCGTTTCTGCTATTTTAACAGTTGTTTGTATAGCTTCAATTGCTGTTAACGGATTTAAATACGGAATTGATTTCACTGGTGGTAGAAACTATGTAGTGAGATTTGATAAAAGTGTAAATGCAGAAGATATAGAGCAGAATTTGATAAAGATTTTCAAGACTGATGATGGAAAAAACTCTTCTGTTGAGGCTAAAAGTTTCGGTAGCGAAAATCAGTTGAAAATCTCTACAGATTATTTAATCGATGATGAATCTTTGAAAGCTGACCAGACTGTTGAGCAAAAATTATATCAAGGTCTGAAAGCAGATCTACCGGCGAACATAACTTTACAGGATTTCAAAGCTGCTGATAAAGGCGATACGGGGATAATTTCATCTGAAAAAGTAGGACCTACAGTTGCTGATGATATTCAGACCCACGGTATTCTTGCTGTTGTTGCTGCTTTAGCAGGTATTTTTATCTATATTTTGGTTAGATTTAGAAAATGGCAATTCTCATTAGGTGCTGTCGCGGCATTGTTCCATGATGCAATTGTTATTTTAGGAGCTTATTCATTGCTTCACCAGATAATGCCTTTCAACATGGAAATCAATCAGGATTTCGTTGCTGCAATCTTGACGGTGTTAGGATATTCAATCAATGATACCGTAATTATCTTCGACAGAATTAGAGAGTATTTGAGAGAGAAAAAATCTCTTACTTTGGCAGGATTGTTTGATGATTCTATCTCAAGTACATTGGGTAGAACGTTCAACACTTCATTCACAACAATTCTTGTAATTTTGGCTATTTTCATCTTCGGTGGAGATAACCTGAGAGGATTTATGTTTGCTATGTTAATCGGTATCGCGTTCGGTACGTACTCATCCATATTTATTGCTTCGGCAATTGCTTATGATTTCCTGAAAGCTGGAAAAGAAGAAGATGTACACGGCAGAACTTCAACTAATAAAGAAGTTCTCGCTTCAAAATAA
- a CDS encoding TCR/Tet family MFS transporter produces the protein MEKSKKKAAMSFIFITLLIDITGWGIIIPVVPALIKELIHADISEAAKYGGWLGFAYAFTQFLFSPIVGNLSDKFGRRPIILISLFGFAVDYILLALSPTIIWLFAGRIIAGITGASVTTASAYIADISTDEDRAKNFGLIGAAFGLGFIIGPVIGGILGHYGARVPFYAAAVLCLLNFIYGYFILPESLDKDKRREFSWKRANPVGSFKFLGKHPEISGLIVALILIYIAGHAVQSNWSFFTMYEFNWTERMVGISLGVVGLLVGLVQGVLIRWTTPKLGEQKSIYYGLALYALGMLLFSFATEGWMMFVFLIPYCLGGICGPALQSVITKSVPANEQGELQGALTSLMSATAIIGPPMMTQLFFYFTHKDAPFRFSGAPFFLAFILMTLSVIVAYYAFKKTNASKKNI, from the coding sequence ATGGAAAAGTCGAAAAAGAAAGCAGCCATGAGCTTTATTTTCATCACCTTGCTGATAGATATTACAGGGTGGGGAATTATCATTCCCGTGGTTCCCGCATTGATCAAAGAACTGATTCATGCAGATATAAGCGAAGCGGCAAAATATGGTGGCTGGCTTGGTTTTGCTTATGCTTTTACGCAATTTCTTTTTTCACCTATCGTAGGAAATTTAAGTGATAAATTTGGACGAAGACCTATTATTTTGATCTCGTTATTCGGTTTTGCAGTTGATTATATTCTCTTAGCATTATCTCCCACAATCATCTGGCTTTTTGCCGGGAGAATAATTGCAGGAATCACTGGTGCAAGTGTAACGACAGCAAGTGCATACATTGCAGACATTTCCACAGATGAAGACCGTGCAAAAAATTTCGGTTTAATAGGTGCAGCTTTTGGTCTTGGTTTTATAATAGGTCCCGTAATTGGTGGTATCTTAGGACATTACGGAGCTAGGGTTCCGTTCTATGCGGCGGCGGTCTTATGCTTGTTAAATTTTATTTACGGATATTTCATTCTTCCGGAGAGTTTAGATAAAGACAAAAGGAGAGAATTTAGCTGGAAACGTGCGAATCCTGTAGGATCTTTTAAATTTCTAGGCAAACATCCCGAAATTTCAGGTTTAATTGTTGCTTTAATTTTAATATATATCGCAGGTCACGCAGTTCAAAGTAACTGGAGTTTTTTCACCATGTATGAATTTAACTGGACGGAAAGAATGGTCGGAATCTCACTTGGAGTTGTTGGTCTATTGGTTGGGTTAGTGCAAGGTGTCTTAATCAGGTGGACGACTCCAAAGCTGGGCGAACAGAAAAGTATTTATTACGGATTGGCTCTTTATGCATTAGGAATGTTGCTTTTTTCATTTGCCACCGAAGGTTGGATGATGTTTGTCTTTTTGATACCTTATTGTTTAGGTGGAATATGTGGTCCTGCGCTTCAGTCGGTCATCACAAAAAGTGTTCCTGCAAACGAACAAGGCGAACTTCAGGGTGCTTTGACGAGCTTAATGAGTGCTACTGCGATAATCGGGCCTCCAATGATGACACAGCTTTTTTTCTATTTTACGCACAAAGATGCGCCATTTAGGTTTTCTGGTGCGCCGTTTTTTTTAGCATTTATCTTAATGACGCTCAGTGTAATTGTAGCGTATTACGCATTTAAAAAAACGAATGCGAGTAAGAAAAATATTTAA
- a CDS encoding YHYH protein has translation MKINNKVIVMLCSVILISCGNSGDVGNTESNSNSSTVPAIYSKIYAASSITSDGTYVYIKTTGAPDHKSAYYSSSNSLYENFSGTTFGGYVFAKNPNSISSKNYTFKIPLNPVMASLHAATPLGPIGVSLNGVPFFNQYAGPNQPLSGEIVSFDQYWGHPAQGGDYHYHVEPKYLTTVKASKSALLGFLLDGFPVYGPEENGVAVANASLDAYHGHTGVTADYPGGIYHYHITNTDPYINGNGFYGTAGTVSN, from the coding sequence ATGAAAATCAATAACAAGGTGATTGTTATGCTTTGCTCTGTAATCCTTATAAGCTGCGGAAATAGTGGTGATGTCGGGAATACAGAAAGCAATAGTAACTCATCAACTGTTCCTGCGATCTACAGCAAAATTTACGCTGCTTCAAGCATTACTTCAGATGGAACCTATGTTTACATCAAGACCACAGGAGCTCCGGATCATAAAAGCGCATACTATTCTTCAAGTAACAGCTTATACGAAAATTTTTCCGGAACAACTTTTGGGGGTTATGTGTTTGCGAAAAATCCAAACTCAATATCTTCGAAAAATTATACATTTAAAATCCCATTAAATCCTGTAATGGCTTCTTTGCATGCAGCAACGCCTTTAGGTCCGATAGGGGTTTCATTAAATGGTGTTCCTTTTTTTAATCAATATGCGGGTCCCAATCAGCCGCTGAGTGGTGAGATTGTTTCGTTTGATCAATATTGGGGACATCCCGCGCAGGGAGGAGATTATCATTATCATGTTGAACCTAAATATCTTACAACTGTTAAAGCTTCAAAATCTGCTTTATTAGGTTTTCTATTGGATGGTTTTCCTGTTTACGGTCCTGAAGAAAACGGTGTTGCAGTTGCCAATGCTTCCTTAGATGCCTATCACGGCCATACTGGTGTGACCGCAGATTATCCTGGAGGAATTTATCATTACCACATCACAAATACAGATCCTTATATTAACGGAAACGGATTTTATGGCACAGCGGGTACTGTCAGCAATTAG